The Streptomyces laurentii genome contains a region encoding:
- a CDS encoding hypothetical protein (identified by MetaGeneAnnotator; putative;~sequence version:1) produces the protein MLEAAGVGAGEERVYRFLVGVREAEPAVVAVQLGIDERRVHTLLASLHDKGLVGRAAEPADGGPARYVPVAPDAALRPLLLRGHEALESARRGVERLAEEYRAGGRRHDAGELVEIITGVSVIRQRLRHLAYGAREMRWLCKARPVALAAEENDEEWEMLARGVRYKTIYERELLEQPGMVDNVARSIRAGEQARASETLPVRLVIADDSIAVCPLLYGHKDAADGEGAPPGRPGEPTAAVIHSSSLLDALIALFESHWTAASPLHVTDSGELSDAGGGSSPGPAVHLADDERYLLSLIVAGVADKAIASQLWVSQRTVQRRIQVLMQRAGALTRTQLVWQAAQRGWLA, from the coding sequence GTGCTGGAGGCGGCAGGGGTCGGTGCCGGGGAGGAGCGGGTGTACCGCTTCCTCGTAGGGGTGCGCGAGGCCGAACCCGCCGTGGTGGCCGTGCAGTTGGGTATCGACGAAAGGCGGGTCCACACGCTCCTCGCATCGCTTCACGACAAGGGCCTGGTGGGGCGGGCCGCCGAACCGGCGGACGGCGGCCCCGCGCGGTACGTGCCGGTGGCACCCGACGCGGCACTGCGGCCGCTGCTGCTGCGCGGGCACGAGGCACTGGAGTCGGCGCGCCGGGGTGTGGAGCGGCTCGCCGAGGAGTACCGGGCCGGGGGCCGTCGGCACGACGCCGGGGAGCTCGTCGAGATCATCACCGGAGTGAGCGTGATCCGGCAGCGGCTGCGCCATCTGGCGTACGGGGCCCGGGAGATGCGCTGGCTGTGCAAGGCCCGCCCGGTGGCCCTGGCGGCGGAGGAGAACGACGAGGAGTGGGAAATGCTCGCCCGCGGCGTCCGGTACAAGACGATCTACGAGCGGGAACTCCTCGAACAGCCCGGCATGGTGGACAACGTCGCCCGGAGCATCCGGGCCGGCGAACAGGCCCGGGCCAGCGAGACCCTGCCCGTCCGGCTGGTGATCGCGGACGACTCCATCGCCGTCTGCCCGCTCCTGTACGGGCACAAGGACGCGGCGGACGGCGAGGGCGCCCCGCCCGGCCGGCCGGGCGAGCCGACGGCCGCCGTCATCCACAGCAGCAGCCTGCTGGACGCGCTGATCGCCCTGTTCGAGAGCCACTGGACGGCCGCGTCCCCGCTGCACGTCACGGACTCCGGCGAACTGTCCGACGCCGGCGGCGGCAGCAGCCCCGGGCCGGCCGTCCATCTCGCCGATGACGAAAGGTATCTGCTGTCCCTGATCGTCGCCGGGGTCGCGGACAAGGCGATCGCCTCGCAGCTCTGGGTCAGCCAGCGCACGGTGCAGCGCCGGATCCAGGTCCTGATGCAGCGCGCGGGGGCACTGACCCGGACCCAGCTGGTGTGGCAGGCGGCGCAGCGGGGCTGGCTGGCGTGA
- a CDS encoding hypothetical protein (identified by MetaGeneAnnotator; putative;~sequence version:1): MSRSELPKLLAHQRPLSGQGGGPVRPEKGRVHVEARRPRWLLDHSPSFSVLFYEMRTPASYEAGVKFRIAPKGGMVPCSARTCRRWAEAAVAYATAVDEASTELVAAHRHARALPGWRLVATRRALRAWEQARRRYEQVMRQASEEYKPVRLEIGQAIEAEMRKKVRHEEREARARRHRAELARRAVWGWTTAVDGSAAEGPAARLFRHDVPSGGDSPAPDPARQNPPAPSLPPVDLHELRRALKELSPARLEWDHAAVVATERELEGVSFGGWWRELFGEDHLTFTTPPPPPPRRHGYTGGGTATGGVGGFVGGGFGGGY, translated from the coding sequence ATGAGTCGTTCAGAGCTGCCGAAACTGTTGGCTCACCAGAGACCGCTGTCCGGACAGGGCGGCGGGCCGGTCCGCCCCGAGAAGGGCCGCGTCCACGTCGAGGCACGCCGCCCCCGCTGGCTCCTCGACCACAGCCCCTCCTTCTCGGTCCTCTTCTACGAGATGCGGACGCCCGCCTCGTACGAGGCGGGCGTGAAGTTCCGGATCGCCCCAAAGGGCGGCATGGTCCCGTGCTCGGCACGCACCTGCCGCCGCTGGGCCGAGGCCGCCGTCGCCTACGCCACCGCGGTGGACGAGGCCAGCACCGAACTGGTCGCCGCCCACCGGCACGCCCGGGCCCTGCCGGGGTGGCGGCTCGTCGCCACACGCCGTGCCCTGCGTGCCTGGGAGCAGGCCCGGCGGCGCTACGAGCAGGTCATGCGACAGGCCAGTGAGGAGTACAAGCCGGTCCGCCTGGAGATCGGGCAGGCGATCGAGGCGGAGATGCGCAAGAAGGTCCGGCACGAGGAGCGGGAGGCACGGGCCCGCCGCCACCGGGCCGAGCTCGCCCGCCGGGCCGTCTGGGGCTGGACGACGGCGGTGGACGGTTCGGCGGCGGAAGGCCCGGCGGCGCGCCTCTTCCGGCACGACGTACCCTCCGGCGGCGACAGCCCCGCGCCCGACCCGGCGCGGCAGAACCCTCCCGCCCCCTCCCTCCCGCCCGTCGACCTGCACGAACTGCGCCGGGCCCTCAAGGAGCTGAGCCCGGCCCGGCTGGAGTGGGACCACGCGGCCGTCGTCGCGACGGAACGCGAGCTGGAGGGCGTGAGCTTCGGCGGCTGGTGGCGGGAACTGTTCGGCGAGGACCACCTCACCTTCACCACGCCCCCGCCCCCACCGCCGAGGCGCCACGGCTACACGGGTGGCGGCACCGCCACCGGCGGAGTGGGCGGATTCGTCGGCGGCGGCTTCGGCGGCGGGTACTGA
- a CDS encoding N5,N10-methylenetetrahydromethanopterin reductase (Flavin-utilizing monoxygenases; cl07892;~N5,N10-methylenetetrahydromethanopterin reductase [Streptomyces pristinaespiralis ATCC25486];~identified by MetaGeneAnnotator; putative;~probable F420-dependent oxidoreductase, Rv2161c family; TIGR03619), translating to MRISTTIFLTDETITPVRLARALEERGFGGLYLPEHTHIPVSRESPYPAGGPLPREYARTLDPFVALGQAAAVTEHLRLGTGITLVAQHDPIVLAKQVATLDHLSGGRFTLGVGYGWNREEAAGHGVVWSSRRALVSDRLDLMGALWAPAPLAHDGAFGHSFGPSEVWPKPPGGAPRILLGGAAGPRLFAEIADRADGWLPIGGRGLTETLPALRATWERAGRDPKSLQVVPYAVLPSPGKLDHYAELGCEEVVLQLPAGDESTVLGVLDDYARYLA from the coding sequence ATGCGGATCTCGACCACGATCTTCCTGACCGACGAGACCATCACGCCGGTACGGCTGGCCCGCGCGCTCGAAGAGCGCGGCTTCGGCGGGCTCTACCTGCCCGAGCACACCCACATCCCCGTCTCCCGCGAGAGCCCCTACCCGGCGGGCGGGCCGCTGCCCCGCGAGTACGCCCGCACGCTCGACCCGTTCGTGGCCCTCGGGCAGGCCGCCGCCGTCACCGAACACCTCAGGCTCGGCACCGGCATCACCCTGGTCGCCCAGCACGACCCGATCGTCCTCGCCAAGCAGGTCGCCACCCTCGACCACCTGTCGGGCGGGCGGTTCACCCTGGGCGTCGGCTACGGCTGGAACCGCGAGGAGGCCGCCGGACACGGCGTCGTCTGGTCCAGCCGGCGCGCCCTCGTCTCCGACCGGCTGGACCTGATGGGCGCCCTGTGGGCGCCCGCGCCCCTCGCCCACGACGGCGCGTTCGGCCACTCCTTCGGCCCCTCCGAGGTCTGGCCCAAGCCGCCCGGCGGCGCCCCGCGGATCCTCCTCGGCGGCGCGGCGGGGCCCCGGCTCTTCGCCGAGATCGCCGACCGCGCCGACGGCTGGCTCCCCATCGGCGGCCGCGGCCTGACCGAGACCCTCCCGGCCCTCCGCGCCACCTGGGAACGCGCGGGCCGCGACCCGAAGTCCCTCCAGGTCGTCCCGTACGCCGTCCTCCCGAGCCCCGGCAAGCTCGACCACTACGCCGAACTGGGCTGCGAGGAAGTCGTCCTGCAACTCCCGGCGGGCGACGAGAGCACGGTGCTGGGCGTTCTGGACGACTACGCCCGCTATCTGGCATAG
- a CDS encoding hypothetical protein (identified by MetaGeneAnnotator; putative;~sequence version:1) yields the protein MNKFLAAALTVAAAATTLGAAGTASADNTNLPTVVPLSGLLSPKPKPAQAAQMPPTNQLVENLLPHL from the coding sequence ATGAACAAGTTCCTCGCCGCCGCCCTCACCGTCGCCGCCGCGGCGACCACCCTCGGCGCCGCCGGTACCGCGTCCGCCGACAACACCAACCTCCCCACCGTCGTCCCCCTCAGCGGCCTCCTCTCTCCGAAGCCGAAGCCGGCCCAGGCGGCCCAGATGCCGCCCACGAACCAGCTGGTGGAGAACCTGCTCCCGCACCTCTGA
- a CDS encoding FO synthase (7,8-didemethyl-8-hydroxy-5-deazariboflavin synthase; catalyzes radical-mediated transfer of hydroxybenzyl group from 4-hydroxyphenylpyruvate (HPP) to 5-amino-6-ribitylamino-2,4(1H,3H)-pyrimidinedione to form 7,8-didemethyl-8-hydroxy-5-deazariboflavin (FO); functions in F420 biosynthesis;~FO synthase [Nocardioides sp. JS614];~FO synthase; Reviewed; PRK09234;~FeS/SAM binding site;~Radical SAM superfamily. Enzymes ofthis family generate radicals by combining a 4Fe-4S cluster and S-adenosylmethionine (SAM) in close proximity. They are characterized by aconserved CxxxCxxC motif, which coordinates the conserved iron-sulfur cluster; cd01335;~identified by MetaGeneAnnotator; putative), which yields MTDHQASHAPSGSSRPTGNAMRRALRRARDGVALDAGEAAVLLRARGEDLADLVATAGRVRDAGLAEAGRAGIVTYSKSVFIPLTRLCRDVCHYCTFATVPGKLRRAGHGAFMSPDEVLDVARKGAALGCKEALITLGDKPEDRWPEAREWLDAHGYDDTIAYVRAMAIRILEETGLLPHLNPGVLSWTDFQRLKPVAPSMGMMLETTSRRLWEEPGQPHYGSPDKEPAVRLRVLEDAGRSSVPFTSGLLIGIGETYEERADSLFALRRIARAYHGIQELIIQNFRAKPDTAMRAMPDAEIDDLVATVAVARLIMGPSACLQAPPNLVDSAYERLIAAGIDDWGGVSPLTVDHVNPERPWPALEELARRSEAAGFELRERLCVYPEFVRRGEPWLDPRVMPHVRALADPATGLADPDAVVRGLPWQEPDESFTELASGRTDLHRTIDTEGRTADRREDFDHVYGDWDALREAAAPGLVPDVLAPERIDADTREALAVAADDPTRLTDAQALTLLHADGPALDALCRVADDVRKSVVGDEVTYLVTRNINFTNVCYTGCRFCAFAQRRTDADAYTLSLEQVADRAAQAWDVGAVEVCMQGGIHPDLPGTAYFDIARAVKERVPGIHVHAFSPMEVVNGASRTGLSIREWLTAAKEAGLDSIPGTAAEILDDEVRWVLTKGKLPTATWTEVVTTAHELGIRSSSTMMYGHVDQPRHWLGHLRTLARIQQRTGGFTEFVTLPFVHTNAPVYLAGIARPGPTIRDNRAVTAMARLLLHPYIPNIQTSWVKLGTEGAAEMLRSGANDLGGTLMEETISRMAGSSYGSYRSIRDLAAIAEAAGRPSRLRTTLYGEVPEERQRAARDSDGHLPELLPLLPAEDGA from the coding sequence ATGACGGATCACCAGGCATCACACGCGCCCTCCGGCTCCTCCCGGCCCACCGGGAACGCCATGCGCCGGGCTCTGCGGCGGGCCCGGGACGGGGTGGCGCTGGACGCGGGGGAAGCCGCCGTGCTGTTGCGGGCGCGCGGGGAGGATCTGGCGGACCTGGTCGCGACCGCCGGGCGGGTGCGGGACGCCGGGCTCGCCGAGGCCGGGCGGGCCGGGATCGTCACGTACTCGAAGAGCGTGTTCATCCCGCTCACCCGGCTCTGCCGGGACGTCTGCCACTACTGCACCTTCGCCACCGTGCCGGGCAAGCTGCGGCGGGCCGGGCACGGGGCGTTCATGTCGCCGGACGAGGTGCTGGACGTCGCCCGCAAGGGCGCCGCGCTCGGCTGCAAGGAAGCCCTGATCACCCTCGGCGACAAGCCCGAGGACCGCTGGCCCGAGGCGCGCGAGTGGCTGGACGCGCACGGGTACGACGACACGATCGCGTACGTACGGGCCATGGCGATCCGGATCCTGGAGGAGACCGGGCTGCTCCCGCACCTCAACCCCGGGGTGCTGTCCTGGACCGACTTCCAGCGGCTCAAGCCGGTCGCGCCCAGCATGGGGATGATGCTGGAGACGACCTCGCGGCGGCTGTGGGAGGAGCCCGGGCAGCCGCACTACGGGTCGCCCGACAAGGAACCCGCCGTCCGGCTGCGGGTGCTGGAGGACGCCGGCCGCTCGTCCGTGCCCTTCACCAGCGGGCTGCTGATCGGCATCGGCGAGACGTACGAGGAGCGCGCCGACTCGCTGTTCGCGCTGCGCCGGATCGCCCGCGCCTACCACGGCATCCAGGAACTCATCATCCAGAACTTCCGCGCCAAGCCCGACACGGCGATGCGCGCCATGCCGGACGCGGAGATCGACGACCTGGTCGCCACCGTCGCCGTCGCCCGGCTCATCATGGGTCCGTCGGCCTGCCTGCAGGCGCCGCCGAACCTGGTCGACTCCGCGTACGAGCGGCTGATCGCCGCCGGCATCGACGACTGGGGCGGGGTGTCCCCGCTCACCGTCGACCACGTGAACCCCGAACGCCCCTGGCCCGCCCTTGAGGAGCTGGCCCGGCGGTCCGAGGCCGCCGGCTTCGAGCTGCGCGAACGGCTGTGCGTGTACCCGGAGTTCGTGCGGCGTGGCGAGCCGTGGCTGGACCCGCGCGTGATGCCGCACGTCCGCGCCCTCGCCGACCCGGCCACCGGCCTCGCCGACCCCGACGCCGTGGTGCGCGGGCTGCCCTGGCAGGAGCCGGACGAGAGCTTCACCGAACTGGCCTCCGGACGCACCGACTTGCACCGCACCATCGACACCGAGGGCCGTACCGCGGACCGGCGCGAGGACTTCGACCACGTCTACGGGGACTGGGACGCGCTGCGCGAGGCCGCCGCGCCCGGTCTCGTTCCCGACGTCCTCGCGCCGGAGCGGATCGACGCCGACACGCGCGAGGCGCTGGCCGTCGCCGCCGACGACCCGACGCGGCTCACCGACGCCCAGGCGCTCACTTTGCTGCACGCCGACGGCCCGGCCCTGGACGCGCTGTGCCGGGTCGCCGACGACGTGCGGAAGTCGGTGGTCGGCGACGAGGTGACGTACCTGGTCACCCGCAACATCAACTTCACCAACGTCTGTTACACCGGCTGCCGGTTCTGCGCCTTCGCCCAGCGGCGCACCGACGCCGACGCCTACACCCTGTCCCTGGAGCAGGTCGCCGACCGGGCCGCGCAGGCGTGGGACGTCGGCGCCGTCGAGGTCTGCATGCAGGGCGGCATCCACCCCGACCTGCCCGGCACCGCGTACTTCGACATCGCGCGGGCCGTCAAGGAACGCGTCCCCGGCATCCATGTGCACGCCTTCTCGCCGATGGAGGTCGTCAACGGCGCCTCGCGCACCGGGCTTTCGATCCGCGAGTGGCTGACGGCCGCGAAGGAGGCCGGCCTCGACTCGATACCCGGCACCGCCGCCGAGATCCTCGACGACGAGGTCCGCTGGGTGCTCACCAAGGGCAAACTGCCCACCGCCACCTGGACCGAGGTCGTCACCACCGCCCACGAGCTGGGCATCCGGTCCTCCTCCACGATGATGTACGGGCACGTGGACCAGCCCCGGCACTGGCTCGGCCATCTGCGCACCCTGGCCCGCATCCAGCAACGGACGGGCGGCTTCACGGAGTTCGTGACCCTGCCGTTCGTGCACACCAACGCGCCCGTCTACCTCGCCGGCATCGCCCGACCCGGGCCGACGATCCGCGACAACCGCGCCGTGACGGCGATGGCGCGGCTGCTGCTCCACCCGTACATCCCGAACATCCAGACCAGTTGGGTGAAGCTGGGCACCGAGGGCGCCGCCGAGATGCTGCGTTCCGGCGCCAACGACCTCGGCGGAACGCTGATGGAGGAGACCATCTCCCGGATGGCCGGATCGAGTTACGGGTCGTACCGCTCGATCCGCGACCTCGCCGCCATCGCCGAGGCGGCCGGCCGGCCCTCCCGGCTGCGCACCACCCTGTACGGGGAGGTGCCGGAGGAACGGCAGCGGGCCGCCCGGGACTCGGACGGGCACCTCCCGGAGCTGCTGCCGCTCCTTCCCGCGGAGGACGGCGCCTGA
- a CDS encoding hypothetical protein (identified by MetaGeneAnnotator; putative;~sequence version:1) has translation MISGNGQTCPGCGRDDLTQAVPAAYLAGRTAVTSRERDMDGDSRTVTRRETTALSAALAPVPKGPTYALGCLGALAGVVAVGAFLGWIVMGKAVEIYDDVAGGVGEEGADPYAPFPSDPGPDASFLGWLSLVALCAVVVVAVVLVRRRNAFARLTRGRQRAEALWARGWYCHRCGTAHFADVPGEDVRPLTLQEFRERVWEAGGYGDLAAQRRAID, from the coding sequence ATGATTTCGGGGAACGGACAGACCTGTCCGGGCTGCGGACGGGACGATCTGACCCAGGCGGTGCCCGCCGCGTACCTGGCCGGACGCACCGCCGTCACCAGCCGCGAGCGGGACATGGACGGCGACTCGCGGACGGTGACGCGGCGGGAGACCACCGCCCTCTCCGCGGCACTGGCGCCCGTACCGAAGGGGCCGACGTACGCCCTCGGCTGCCTCGGCGCCCTCGCCGGGGTCGTGGCCGTGGGTGCCTTTCTGGGCTGGATCGTCATGGGGAAGGCGGTCGAGATCTACGACGACGTGGCCGGCGGCGTGGGGGAGGAGGGGGCGGACCCGTATGCGCCGTTCCCGTCCGATCCCGGCCCCGACGCGTCCTTCCTGGGCTGGCTCTCCCTCGTCGCGCTGTGCGCGGTGGTCGTCGTGGCCGTCGTGCTCGTCCGGCGGCGCAACGCCTTCGCCCGGCTGACGCGCGGCCGGCAGCGGGCGGAGGCGCTGTGGGCGCGCGGCTGGTACTGCCACCGCTGCGGCACGGCGCATTTCGCGGACGTCCCCGGGGAGGACGTACGGCCGCTCACGCTCCAGGAGTTCCGGGAGCGGGTGTGGGAGGCCGGCGGGTACGGCGACCTGGCGGCGCAGCGGCGGGCCATCGACTGA
- a CDS encoding amino acid transporter (Spore germination protein; cl15802;~amino acid transporter [Streptomyces sp. Mg1];~identified by MetaGeneAnnotator; putative) has product MTQLDMRPPAGDTVRGVAAQGDNHGVRTKGLGGNSVGLLGSAVIGISTVAPVYCLTSTLGSTAGEVGLQMPAVFLAGFLPMLLVAFAYRELNKAMPDCGTSFTWTVKAFGPRLGWMCGWGLVIATIIVLSNLAGVATSYFWLLAGEITNNASVAALDGNKAVHIVTCLSLIAAATAISYRGMTATKGVQYALVGLQLLVLAVFVGMALSKAGSLPTSVDFSWSWMNPFAVQSFAAFTAGLSLSIFMYWGWDACLTANEETTGSTKTPGRAALIAMVVLVGSYLATGIAAQMAVGSGDTGLGLANPDTSDNVFAALAGPVMGPALGILLFVAVLASAAASLQTTFIPVARTVLAMSTYEALPASYARVHPRFKTPGKATVIAGVATGLFYTVMTLVSEHVLVDTIYALGLMICFYYALTAFACVWYFRRELTGSFRDLVFKGLFPLVGGLLLTAVFGKTLYDMWDPAYGSGSAVFGVGSVFVIGVGLLLLGLVIMLVMQRRSPDFFRGLVLTKETPSLVVQD; this is encoded by the coding sequence ATGACTCAGCTGGACATGCGGCCCCCGGCCGGAGACACGGTAAGGGGCGTCGCTGCCCAGGGCGACAACCACGGCGTGCGTACCAAGGGCCTCGGCGGCAATTCCGTCGGCCTTCTCGGCAGTGCCGTCATCGGCATCTCGACTGTCGCCCCCGTCTACTGCCTCACCTCGACCCTCGGCTCCACCGCCGGTGAGGTCGGCCTCCAGATGCCCGCCGTCTTCCTCGCGGGCTTCCTGCCGATGCTGCTCGTCGCGTTCGCGTACCGCGAGCTCAACAAGGCCATGCCCGACTGCGGCACCTCCTTCACCTGGACCGTGAAGGCCTTCGGCCCCCGCCTCGGCTGGATGTGCGGCTGGGGCCTCGTCATCGCGACGATCATCGTGCTGTCCAACCTGGCCGGCGTCGCGACCTCCTACTTCTGGCTGCTCGCCGGCGAGATCACCAACAACGCCTCGGTGGCCGCGCTCGACGGCAACAAAGCCGTCCACATCGTCACCTGTCTGAGCCTGATCGCCGCCGCCACCGCCATCAGCTACCGCGGCATGACCGCCACCAAGGGCGTGCAGTACGCGCTCGTCGGCCTCCAGCTCCTCGTCCTCGCGGTGTTCGTCGGGATGGCGCTGTCGAAGGCCGGCTCGCTGCCGACCTCGGTGGACTTCTCCTGGTCCTGGATGAACCCCTTCGCGGTGCAGTCCTTCGCCGCGTTCACCGCCGGCCTGTCGCTGTCGATCTTCATGTACTGGGGCTGGGACGCCTGCCTGACCGCGAACGAGGAGACGACCGGGTCCACCAAGACCCCCGGCCGCGCCGCCCTCATCGCGATGGTCGTCCTCGTCGGCTCGTACCTCGCCACCGGCATCGCCGCCCAGATGGCCGTCGGCTCCGGCGACACCGGCCTCGGCCTCGCCAACCCGGACACCTCCGACAACGTCTTCGCCGCGCTCGCCGGACCCGTCATGGGCCCCGCGCTCGGCATCCTGCTGTTCGTCGCCGTCCTCGCGTCGGCCGCGGCCAGCCTGCAGACCACGTTCATCCCGGTGGCCCGTACGGTGCTCGCGATGTCGACGTACGAGGCGCTGCCGGCCTCGTACGCCCGTGTCCACCCGCGCTTCAAGACCCCCGGCAAGGCGACCGTGATCGCCGGTGTCGCCACCGGGCTCTTCTACACGGTGATGACCCTGGTCAGCGAGCACGTCCTGGTCGACACGATCTACGCGCTCGGTCTGATGATCTGCTTCTACTACGCGCTGACGGCCTTCGCCTGCGTCTGGTACTTCCGGCGCGAGCTCACCGGATCGTTCCGCGATCTCGTCTTCAAGGGCCTGTTCCCGCTGGTCGGCGGCCTGCTCCTGACCGCCGTCTTCGGCAAGACGCTGTACGACATGTGGGACCCGGCCTACGGCTCCGGTTCGGCCGTCTTCGGCGTCGGGTCCGTGTTCGTCATCGGCGTCGGACTGCTGCTGCTCGGCCTGGTGATCATGCTGGTGATGCAGCGCCGGAGCCCGGACTTCTTCCGCGGTCTCGTGCTCACCAAGGAGACCCCCTCGCTGGTCGTCCAGGACTGA
- a CDS encoding acetyltransferase (acetyltransferase [Streptomyces venezuelae ATCC10712];~identified by MetaGeneAnnotator; putative) has translation MLTRLETFYDAVPRPGSRAEDFGPITLFVREGAGWPYYARPTLGHTGEVPVEAVERVRARQRELGVPEAFEWVAETTPALRAAVEATGLPVHEHPLMVLDPDGVRPFAEPEGVTVRVVDAADPALESALAAQCAAFDAPLAPGAAADTAARIEAGLTRLVAAVDADGTALAAGQLQSAGPVTEVVGVGTRPKARRRGLGLAVTAALVADARTRGAETVFLSATDASVARLYARLGFRTVATALIAEADAPEA, from the coding sequence ATGCTGACACGACTCGAAACCTTTTACGACGCCGTGCCGAGGCCCGGTTCCCGCGCCGAGGACTTCGGCCCGATCACGCTCTTCGTACGGGAGGGCGCGGGCTGGCCGTACTACGCGCGGCCCACGCTCGGGCACACCGGCGAGGTGCCGGTCGAGGCGGTGGAGCGGGTCCGGGCGCGGCAGCGGGAGCTGGGGGTGCCGGAGGCGTTCGAGTGGGTCGCCGAGACGACCCCGGCGCTGCGGGCGGCCGTGGAGGCGACCGGTCTCCCGGTGCACGAGCACCCGCTGATGGTCCTGGACCCGGACGGCGTGCGGCCGTTCGCCGAGCCCGAGGGCGTGACCGTACGGGTGGTGGACGCGGCCGACCCCGCCCTGGAGAGCGCCCTCGCCGCCCAGTGCGCCGCCTTCGACGCCCCGCTCGCGCCGGGCGCCGCCGCCGACACGGCGGCCAGGATCGAGGCGGGCCTGACCCGTCTGGTGGCGGCCGTCGACGCGGACGGCACCGCGCTCGCCGCCGGGCAGCTCCAGTCGGCGGGCCCGGTCACCGAGGTCGTCGGCGTCGGCACCCGCCCAAAGGCCCGCCGCCGCGGCCTGGGCCTCGCGGTCACCGCGGCCCTGGTCGCGGACGCCCGGACCCGGGGCGCGGAAACGGTCTTCCTCTCCGCCACGGACGCGTCGGTGGCCCGCCTGTACGCCCGCCTCGGCTTCCGTACGGTCGCCACGGCCCTCATCGCGGAGGCCGACGCTCCGGAAGCATGA